A single Anopheles funestus chromosome 2RL, idAnoFuneDA-416_04, whole genome shotgun sequence DNA region contains:
- the LOC125760500 gene encoding uncharacterized protein LOC125760500 isoform X1, translated as MQQRTTTPAAGPPTASSSGKQVVELNGYVIILVESRDGKIKLYGSPADKDNLEVADEILDVNERKLEDSPRAEVIKHIHECIQSCMIKLRVKRRSDSRLAGELGNAVQDAFVIAVEQQARERLQRLSALKRITPVDMSQLSIKLNQQSQAKGGATQDLSFLKEASPIYVTSLSSNSVTGTNTSTTVTAGVKTTFTAGANNNFNNNTINNNSSSTGGVQTQQNATNNNSNNGTNLVSTTNTTGSIARQQPGMLVNVSTDGSGSAGGYANVRQSLGPTGTSTGGAFKGPQPSIAPDGPQMVGPGPNNNNTLALSAATASGSAYHLHHSLVNNNNLTSNIGKPQGLDATANSYYSNLTNTFLANGHGSKRELATLSEGELEPQDEPEYESSGNISRGGTEVLLGDQNLRQENRPRRRSGSSIVVLGGDDTLKPSIPIDDYQEDLEMYNMLAANQDNGPHREMAVDVPESFIARNKTPPRYPPPRSTTAVTASVTPATPASAQVNHVSNAMPQVAKHHHQQQHHQQQHHHHHHHHHSPPSLGHHHPANGGVSLELEPLDSYSDRQLSSLDSSQEYVKKGGSSKGPSSLGSVTSEFEPSLNNGYGPLRKHTTNAGGDLRDSLSTNRSTSPSSSGDLGPPEYDVGPHRELPVDVPDSFVEIVKGPPRYPPPKPLIIKDAIRKKESCSSSESIDKPIPQSQSPARNELNGSTKPVPPPRDHLRIEKDGRLTNRAPVPAPQVPDRKIVPIASQHQHIGQVLEPTPDQLDSIKKFQEQLRRRREDEERIAAQNDFLRNSLRGSQRLRALQDNPIEKPPVGVDNEAYADDEVVEKIIGYSELVAALQRLQGHLNKHGLAALAGRVTAAQSLLLGPGIARALAVRTAVLERRRPKVPNPICPNAQALAKDCVESLAQSGSPTAIELCDLLSTYEMEGLLLAHDRIASTTDRSPIASYGGSPVTVALPSLSNNNINNNTLTSAVKPATVMPSIPNNASLVNNNNNNIAKREPMSVPLGVLRDGSQDHIKIIQIEKSSEPLGATIRNEGEAVVIGRVVRGGAAEKSGLLHEGDEILEVNGIEMRGKSVNDVCALLGSMTGTLTFLVVPAGVPQILPGLGMRDPPVLHVRAHFDYDPEDDLYIPCRELGISFQKGDVLHVISRDDPNWWQAYREGEEDQTLAGLIPSQSFQHQRESMKLAIAGEVGLRTRKDINGKAGGGSTLLCARKGRKKKKKASSEHGYPLYATATADDPDPEEILTYEEVALYYPRASHKRPIVLIGPPNIGRHELRQRLMADSERFAAAIPHTSRAQREGEVPGQDYHFISRQQFESDILARKFVEHGEYEKAYYGTSLEAIRAVVASGKICVLNLHPQSLKLLRSSDLKPYTVLVAPPSLEKLRQKRIRTGEPYKEEELKEIIATARDMEARWGHLFDMIIINNDTERAYHQLLAEINSLEREPQWVPSSWLHN; from the exons ATGCAACAAAGGACGACCACGCCAGCTGCTGGTCCACCGACCGCTTCATCCTCAGGAAAG CAAGTGGTAGAGCTCAATGGGTACGTGATAATTCTGGTCGAAAGTCGGGATGGCAAAATCAAACTTTACGGCAGCCCGGCCGACAAGGACAACCTGGAGGTGGCGGACGAGATATTGGACGTTAACGAGCGCAAGCTGGAAGATTCGCCCCGAGCGGAGGTTATCAAGCACATACACGAG TGCATCCAGTCGTGCATGATAAAGCTGCGCGTCAAAAGGCGAAGTGATTCTCGTTTAG CGGGTGAGCTGGGAAATGCCGTACAGGATGCGTTTGTCATCGCGGTCGAGCAGCAGGCCCGGGAGCGCCTCCAACGATTGTCCGCGCTCAAGCGGATTACACCGGTCGACATGTCACAGCTTTCGATCAAA CTCAATCAGCAAAGTCAAGCGAAAGGTGGCGCAACACAAGATTTAAGCTTCCTGAAGGAAGCTTCCCCAATCTACGTGACGTCCCTTTCAAGTAACAGTGTTACGGGTACCAACACCAGCACGACGGTGACGGCAGGTGTGAAGACTACTTTTACCGCTGGGGCCAACAACAACTTCAACAACAATACCATCAACAACAATAGCAGCAGTACGGGCGGTGTGCAGACGCAGCAGAatgcaaccaacaacaacagcaacaacggcACGAACCTCGTCAGCACTACCAACACTACCGGCAGTATCGCTAGGCAGCAACCGGGCATGCTGGTGAACgtcagcacggacggttccggTAGTGCCGGTGGATACGCGAACGTACGACAATCGCTCGGCCCAACGGGGACATCCACCGGTGGAGCGTTCAAGGGACCACAGCCTTCGATCGCACCCGATGGTCCGCAAATGGTGGGCCCGGGCCCGAACAACAATAACACTCTAGCACTTAGTGCGGCCACCGCGTCCGGGTCCGCTTACCACCTGCACCATAGTCTTGTAAATAACAACAACCTCACCAGCAATATTGGCAAGCCGCAGGGGCTTGACGCAACCGCCAACAGTTACTATAGTAATCTAACTAACACCTTCCTAGCGAACGGTCATGGTTCCAAGCGAGAG CTGGCTACATTATCCGAGGGCGAACTCGAACCGCAGGACGAACCAGAGTACGAGTCGAGTGGTAACATATCGCGCGGTGGTACCGAAGTTCTGCTGGGAGATCAAAATCTTCGCCAGGAAAATCG GCCTCGCAGACGCAGTGGCTCCAGCATCGTGGTGCTGGGCGGTGATGACACCCTGAAGCCCTCCATACCTATTGATGACTATCAGGAGGACTTGGAAATGTACAATATGTTAGCGGCAAACCAGGACAATG gACCACACCGGGAAATGGCTGTCGATGTACCTGAATCGTTCATAGCCAGAAACAAAACGCCTCCGCGCTATCCACCGCCACGCAGTACGACGGCGGTCACGGCTTCCGTAACACCTGCCACGCCCGCGTCCGCCCAGGTAAATCACGTTTCCAACGCAATGCCTCAGGTTGcgaaacaccaccaccaacaacagcatcatcaacagcaacatcatcaccaccaccaccatcatcattctCCACCTTCCCTGGGGCACCATCACCCGGCGAACGGTGGCGTGTCTCTCGAGCTGGAACCGCTCGATTCGTACAGTGATCGGCAGCTGTCCTCGCTGGACAGCAGCCAGgagtacgtgaagaagggcgGTTCCAGCAAGGGACCATCGTCGCTCGGTTCGGTAACGAGCGAGTTCGAACCGTCCCTCAACAATGGGTACGGTCCGCTACGAAAGCACACCACCAATGCCGGTGGTGATCTGCGCGACTCGCTCAGCACCAACCGCAGCACGTCGCCATCGTCGTCGGGTGATCTCGGACCGCCCGAGTACGATGTCGGGCCGCACCGGGAGCTGCCCGTCGACGTGCCGGACAGTTTTGTCGAGATCGTTAAGGGGCCACCGCGCTACCCGCCGCCCAAGCCCCTGATCATTAAAGACGCTATCAGAAAGAAAGAATCATGCTCATCCAGCGAATCCATTGATAAGCCCATACCGCAATCACAGTCGCCGGCGCGAAACGAg CTTAATGGTTCGACGAAACCGGTGCCACCGCCCCGGGATCATCTGCGGATAGAGAAGGACGGCCGGCTCACTAATCGCGCACCAGTACCAGCTCCACAAGTGCCAGATCGTAAGATTGTGCCGATCGCATCACAGCACCAGCATATCGGCCAGGTCctggaaccgactccggatcAGTTAGATAGCATTAAGAAGTTCCAG GAGCAACTACGACGGCGAAGAGAGGACGAGGAACGGATAGCAGCACAGAATGACTTCCTGCGCAATAGTCTGCGTGGTTCGCAGCGGCTTCGTGCCCTGCAGGACAATCCGATCGAAAAACCACCGGTCGGTGTTGATAATGAAGCGTACGCAGATGACGAAGTGGTGGAGAAGATTATCG GGTATAGTGAGCTAGTGGCGGCATTGCAGCGACTGCAGGGACACCTGAACAAGCACGGTCTGGCGGCACTCGCTGGCAGAGTGACGGCAGCACAAAGTCTACTGCTTGGTCCCGGCATTGCCCGTGCACTGGCCGTCCGGACGGCTGTCCTGGAACGGAGGCGTCCCAAGGTACCCAACCCGATCTGCCCAAATGCTCAAGCGTTAGCTAAGGAT TGCGTCGAATCCCTGGCACAATCCGGCTCGCCAACCGCAATAGAACTGTGTGATCTACTGTCCACGTACGAGATGGAGGGTTTACTGCTGGCACACGACAGAATCGCATCGACCACGGATCGTTCGCCGATTGCCTCGTACGGTGGTAGCCCGGTTACCGTCGCATTGCCATCgctcagcaacaacaacatcaacaataaCACCTTGACCAGTGCGGTGAAACCGGCCACTGTCATGCCATCAATTCCAAATAACGCTAGTTTAGtgaacaataacaataacaatatcGCTAAG aGGGAACCAATGAGTGTGCCTCTCGGTGTGCTGCGTGACGGTAGCCAGGATCACATCAAAATCATCCAGATTGAAAAGTCGTCCGAACCGCTTGGTGCCACTATACGCAACGAGGGCGAAGCGGTCGTGATTGGACGTGTGGTGCGTGGCGGTGCCGCCGAAAAGTCTGGTCTCCTGCACGAAGGCGATGAAATTCTTGAGGTGAACGGTATCGAAATGCGTGGCAAATCGGTAAACGATGTGTGCGCTTTGCTCGGTTCGATGACCGGTACGCTTACGTTCCTGGTAGTGCCGGCCGGTGTGCCCCAGATCCTGCCCGGACTGGGGATGCGCGATCCACCGGTACTGCACGTACGGGCCCACTTCGATTACGATCCCGAGGATGATCTGTACATACCGTGCCGGGAGTTGGGCATTAGCTTCCAGAAAGGTGACGTACTGCACGTGATTTCCCGTGACGATCCCAACTGGTGGCAGGCGTACCGGGAAGGTGAAGAAGATCAAACGCTTGCCGGGTTGATACCGAGCCAATCGTTCCAGCATCAGCGCGAATCGATGAAGCTTGCCATCGCCGGTGAGGTGGGTTTGCGGACGCGCAAAGATATCAACGGTAAGGCGGGCGGTGGTTCAACGCTACTGTGCGCACGCAAGGGtcgcaagaagaagaagaaggcaaGCAGTGAACATGGCTACCCATTGTACGCGACGGCAACAGCCGACGATCCTGATCCGGAGGAGATTCTAACGTACGAGGAGGTGGCACTGTACTATCCAAGAGCCTCCCATAAGCGACCGATCGTGTTAATCGGACCACCGAACATTGGGCGGCATGAGCTGCGGCAACGGCTAATGGCGGATTCGGAGCGATTTGCTGCTGCTATTCCTC ATACGTCACGAGCACAGCGGGAAGGAGAGGTACCGGGACAGGACTACCATTTCATCTCGCGACAACAGTTCGAATCGGACATTTTGGCCCGTAAGTTCGTCGAGCATGGTGAATATGAGAAGGCTTATTATG GAACATCCCTCGAAGCTATCCGAGCCGTGGTTGCCAGTGGCAAAATATGTGTGCTAAATCTGCACCCCCAGAGCTTGAAGTTACTTCGTTCGTCCGATCTGAAACCGTACACCGTACTAGTGGCACCACCAAGTTTGGAAAAGTTGCGCCAAAAGCGGATACGAACTGGAGAACCTTACAAG GAAGAAGAATTAAAAGAGATCATAGCGACTGCACGCGACATGGAAGCCCGCTGGGGTCATCTGTTCGACATGATCATCATCAATAACGATACCGAGCGGGCTTATCATCAGCTGCTGGCAGAAATCAATTCACTGGAGCGGGAACCACAGTGGGTTCCGAGCAGTTGGCTGCACAACTAG
- the LOC125760500 gene encoding protein PALS1 isoform X4 produces MYNMLAANQDNGPHREMAVDVPESFIARNKTPPRYPPPRSTTAVTASVTPATPASAQVNHVSNAMPQVAKHHHQQQHHQQQHHHHHHHHHSPPSLGHHHPANGGVSLELEPLDSYSDRQLSSLDSSQEYVKKGGSSKGPSSLGSVTSEFEPSLNNGYGPLRKHTTNAGGDLRDSLSTNRSTSPSSSGDLGPPEYDVGPHRELPVDVPDSFVEIVKGPPRYPPPKPLIIKDAIRKKESCSSSESIDKPIPQSQSPARNELNGSTKPVPPPRDHLRIEKDGRLTNRAPVPAPQVPDRKIVPIASQHQHIGQVLEPTPDQLDSIKKFQEQLRRRREDEERIAAQNDFLRNSLRGSQRLRALQDNPIEKPPVGVDNEAYADDEVVEKIIGYSELVAALQRLQGHLNKHGLAALAGRVTAAQSLLLGPGIARALAVRTAVLERRRPKVPNPICPNAQALAKDCVESLAQSGSPTAIELCDLLSTYEMEGLLLAHDRIASTTDRSPIASYGGSPVTVALPSLSNNNINNNTLTSAVKPATVMPSIPNNASLVNNNNNNIAKREPMSVPLGVLRDGSQDHIKIIQIEKSSEPLGATIRNEGEAVVIGRVVRGGAAEKSGLLHEGDEILEVNGIEMRGKSVNDVCALLGSMTGTLTFLVVPAGVPQILPGLGMRDPPVLHVRAHFDYDPEDDLYIPCRELGISFQKGDVLHVISRDDPNWWQAYREGEEDQTLAGLIPSQSFQHQRESMKLAIAGEVGLRTRKDINGKAGGGSTLLCARKGRKKKKKASSEHGYPLYATATADDPDPEEILTYEEVALYYPRASHKRPIVLIGPPNIGRHELRQRLMADSERFAAAIPHTSRAQREGEVPGQDYHFISRQQFESDILARKFVEHGEYEKAYYGTSLEAIRAVVASGKICVLNLHPQSLKLLRSSDLKPYTVLVAPPSLEKLRQKRIRTGEPYKEEELKEIIATARDMEARWGHLFDMIIINNDTERAYHQLLAEINSLEREPQWVPSSWLHN; encoded by the exons ATGTACAATATGTTAGCGGCAAACCAGGACAATG gACCACACCGGGAAATGGCTGTCGATGTACCTGAATCGTTCATAGCCAGAAACAAAACGCCTCCGCGCTATCCACCGCCACGCAGTACGACGGCGGTCACGGCTTCCGTAACACCTGCCACGCCCGCGTCCGCCCAGGTAAATCACGTTTCCAACGCAATGCCTCAGGTTGcgaaacaccaccaccaacaacagcatcatcaacagcaacatcatcaccaccaccaccatcatcattctCCACCTTCCCTGGGGCACCATCACCCGGCGAACGGTGGCGTGTCTCTCGAGCTGGAACCGCTCGATTCGTACAGTGATCGGCAGCTGTCCTCGCTGGACAGCAGCCAGgagtacgtgaagaagggcgGTTCCAGCAAGGGACCATCGTCGCTCGGTTCGGTAACGAGCGAGTTCGAACCGTCCCTCAACAATGGGTACGGTCCGCTACGAAAGCACACCACCAATGCCGGTGGTGATCTGCGCGACTCGCTCAGCACCAACCGCAGCACGTCGCCATCGTCGTCGGGTGATCTCGGACCGCCCGAGTACGATGTCGGGCCGCACCGGGAGCTGCCCGTCGACGTGCCGGACAGTTTTGTCGAGATCGTTAAGGGGCCACCGCGCTACCCGCCGCCCAAGCCCCTGATCATTAAAGACGCTATCAGAAAGAAAGAATCATGCTCATCCAGCGAATCCATTGATAAGCCCATACCGCAATCACAGTCGCCGGCGCGAAACGAg CTTAATGGTTCGACGAAACCGGTGCCACCGCCCCGGGATCATCTGCGGATAGAGAAGGACGGCCGGCTCACTAATCGCGCACCAGTACCAGCTCCACAAGTGCCAGATCGTAAGATTGTGCCGATCGCATCACAGCACCAGCATATCGGCCAGGTCctggaaccgactccggatcAGTTAGATAGCATTAAGAAGTTCCAG GAGCAACTACGACGGCGAAGAGAGGACGAGGAACGGATAGCAGCACAGAATGACTTCCTGCGCAATAGTCTGCGTGGTTCGCAGCGGCTTCGTGCCCTGCAGGACAATCCGATCGAAAAACCACCGGTCGGTGTTGATAATGAAGCGTACGCAGATGACGAAGTGGTGGAGAAGATTATCG GGTATAGTGAGCTAGTGGCGGCATTGCAGCGACTGCAGGGACACCTGAACAAGCACGGTCTGGCGGCACTCGCTGGCAGAGTGACGGCAGCACAAAGTCTACTGCTTGGTCCCGGCATTGCCCGTGCACTGGCCGTCCGGACGGCTGTCCTGGAACGGAGGCGTCCCAAGGTACCCAACCCGATCTGCCCAAATGCTCAAGCGTTAGCTAAGGAT TGCGTCGAATCCCTGGCACAATCCGGCTCGCCAACCGCAATAGAACTGTGTGATCTACTGTCCACGTACGAGATGGAGGGTTTACTGCTGGCACACGACAGAATCGCATCGACCACGGATCGTTCGCCGATTGCCTCGTACGGTGGTAGCCCGGTTACCGTCGCATTGCCATCgctcagcaacaacaacatcaacaataaCACCTTGACCAGTGCGGTGAAACCGGCCACTGTCATGCCATCAATTCCAAATAACGCTAGTTTAGtgaacaataacaataacaatatcGCTAAG aGGGAACCAATGAGTGTGCCTCTCGGTGTGCTGCGTGACGGTAGCCAGGATCACATCAAAATCATCCAGATTGAAAAGTCGTCCGAACCGCTTGGTGCCACTATACGCAACGAGGGCGAAGCGGTCGTGATTGGACGTGTGGTGCGTGGCGGTGCCGCCGAAAAGTCTGGTCTCCTGCACGAAGGCGATGAAATTCTTGAGGTGAACGGTATCGAAATGCGTGGCAAATCGGTAAACGATGTGTGCGCTTTGCTCGGTTCGATGACCGGTACGCTTACGTTCCTGGTAGTGCCGGCCGGTGTGCCCCAGATCCTGCCCGGACTGGGGATGCGCGATCCACCGGTACTGCACGTACGGGCCCACTTCGATTACGATCCCGAGGATGATCTGTACATACCGTGCCGGGAGTTGGGCATTAGCTTCCAGAAAGGTGACGTACTGCACGTGATTTCCCGTGACGATCCCAACTGGTGGCAGGCGTACCGGGAAGGTGAAGAAGATCAAACGCTTGCCGGGTTGATACCGAGCCAATCGTTCCAGCATCAGCGCGAATCGATGAAGCTTGCCATCGCCGGTGAGGTGGGTTTGCGGACGCGCAAAGATATCAACGGTAAGGCGGGCGGTGGTTCAACGCTACTGTGCGCACGCAAGGGtcgcaagaagaagaagaaggcaaGCAGTGAACATGGCTACCCATTGTACGCGACGGCAACAGCCGACGATCCTGATCCGGAGGAGATTCTAACGTACGAGGAGGTGGCACTGTACTATCCAAGAGCCTCCCATAAGCGACCGATCGTGTTAATCGGACCACCGAACATTGGGCGGCATGAGCTGCGGCAACGGCTAATGGCGGATTCGGAGCGATTTGCTGCTGCTATTCCTC ATACGTCACGAGCACAGCGGGAAGGAGAGGTACCGGGACAGGACTACCATTTCATCTCGCGACAACAGTTCGAATCGGACATTTTGGCCCGTAAGTTCGTCGAGCATGGTGAATATGAGAAGGCTTATTATG GAACATCCCTCGAAGCTATCCGAGCCGTGGTTGCCAGTGGCAAAATATGTGTGCTAAATCTGCACCCCCAGAGCTTGAAGTTACTTCGTTCGTCCGATCTGAAACCGTACACCGTACTAGTGGCACCACCAAGTTTGGAAAAGTTGCGCCAAAAGCGGATACGAACTGGAGAACCTTACAAG GAAGAAGAATTAAAAGAGATCATAGCGACTGCACGCGACATGGAAGCCCGCTGGGGTCATCTGTTCGACATGATCATCATCAATAACGATACCGAGCGGGCTTATCATCAGCTGCTGGCAGAAATCAATTCACTGGAGCGGGAACCACAGTGGGTTCCGAGCAGTTGGCTGCACAACTAG